CGCCGCCGTCCTCGAGCTCGCTCAGGTGCTCAAGACCAACCTCTGAGCACAGAGCGGCTCGCTAGTGCGTAGCCGGCGACTGCGCCGCCGGATGCGTGCTAACGAGCCGCTCAGCCGGCCATGTCGGGGCGCCAGCGGAGCACCTCGCGCTGGAAGGCCTCGGGGTCGACCATCGACTTGTCGACCTTGACCGCACCGGCTTCGTCGGTGTTGAACTCGACGACCCACTCGTCGGTGGCCGGCTCACCCTTGATGGTGATGTCGGTGTGGGTGTCGTAGAGGTCGTAGGTGTGGCTCTGCTCGTCCTTGCGGACGTCGAGCACACCTTCCTCGGTGACGGTCACGGTGCTCTCGGTCATCAGCGACCCGTCTTCGGGGGCGAAGGTGCGGACGGTGAGCTTCTTGCCGTTGAGCTTCTCGCCGGAGTCGGTCGTCTCGGGCATGGTGGTGCCGGAGGCGGGCGTGTCGGCGCCGGGGATCTTGGTGGAGCCACCGGACACCTTGGCGCCGGGGAACTTGCCCGACTCGGCGAGCTTGACCGCCGCCAGCCAGCCGCTGGAGCGCTGGGGGAGTGCGTCGCTAGGGGTGTCGGGCAGGTCGAGCGGATCCGAGAGCGGGTCCTTCGACTGCTTCTTGCCGCCGTTCTTACCGCCGTTCTTGGCGCTCGAGCGCTCGGGCAGGGTCACCGGCGCGGTGGGCGGGCCGGCCTGGGGCGGTGCCGGTGAGGTGACCGGGGCGGGCGCGGTCGCCTTGGGCGGCTCGACGTCCGGGAGGTCGGCCGGGTCGGGAGCGTCCGGGATGGGAAGCTTCGCCTCCGGCGGCGAGGGAGTCGCCGCCAGGGTGAGCTCGAGGGCCTGCATCGCCCGCTTGTTGGTGCTGCCGCCCTTGACCGTGAGCATGACGGCCTCGCGCAGGTCGGCGAGCTGCTTGGCGAGCTGGGCGCTGCGCCGCTCGGCGATCTGACGGTCGCCGATGGCCCGCTCGACCAGCTCGGTGTTGTGCAGGATCGATGCCTCGACGGCCTGGCGGTCGATCGCCTTCTGGCCGGCGACCTCCTCGGCCTCGGTGCGCAGGCGTACGGCCTCGGCGGCCAGCTCCTGCACGTCGGCGAGACGGTTCATCATGTCGGTCATCCGGCGCTCGGCCTCGTCGCGCTCGATCGCCTGCTCGTTGACCAGCTCGGTCATCGACTCGTGCGCCGTACGCAGCGCGCGCTCGGCCGCGCGACGGCCCTCGTTGGCGTCGGTCGCAGCCCGCTCGGCGGCGCGGCGGCCCTCGAGGGCCTGGACGGCGAGGTCGGCGTGCTCGGAGGCGCGCTGGTCGGCCGCGATCCGGGCCCGGTTGGCGTTCTCCGCCGCCCGCTCTGCCTGCGAGGCGAGCTCGGTGAGCTCGCGGTAGCGGTCTTCGTTCTCGTTGGCTTCGCGCGCGGCGGCGGCAGCGAACTCGGCGTACTGCTTCGCGCTCTTCTCGGCCTCGAGCCGGGCGTCGCTGGCGGCGTCGGCCGCCTTGAAGGCGCGCAGGGCGGCTTCCTCGGCCTCGGTGCGGGCGGCGAGCGCTTCGGCCGCCACCGCGTACTGGTCGGCAGCGGCGGCCTCGGCCGCGGCCCGGCTCATCGCGTGGTCCTCGGCGTTGGCATCGGCGGCCTGCCGGTCGTCGAAGGCCTCCTTGGCGGCCTCTTCGGCCTTGGCGCGGGCGCTCTCCGCCTTCTCGGCAGCGGTGTGCGCGGCCGCTGCGGCGGTCTCGGCCTCCTTGCGAGCCTCCTCGGCCTCCTCGGCCTGGGTGGCCATCGCCACCGCCGACTCCTCGGCGGTGATGCGGGCGGCGGCGGCCTTCTCGGCCTCGGTGGCACGCTCGTTGGCTGCCTGCTCGGCCGCCTGGCGCGCGGTGAAGGCGGTCAGCGCCTCCTCGGCGCGGCCGGCGGCGGCCGTGTCGGCCTCCTCGCGCATCCGTGCGAGCTCCTCGGAGCGGCTGTCGGCCTCGGTGCGCGCGGTGTAGGCGGTCTCGGCCGCCGTCTCGGCCTCGCTGCGGGCCTGGTGGGCCGCGCGGGCCTCGTCGGCCGCCTTGCGGGCGGCCTTCTCGGCTGCCGCGAGGGCGTCGCGAAGCTCCTCCATCTCCTCGACGCGAGCCTCGGCCTCTGCCTCGGCGAGGCTGCGCGCCGCGTGGGCGGCCTGGGCCATCTCGGCGTGCTCGGTCGCCTTCGTGTGAGCCTCGGCGGCGGACTCGGCAGCCGCGGCGGCCTCCTCGGCCCTGAGGCGAGCGTTCTCCTCGGCCTCGGTGCGAGCGATGGTCTGTGCCTCGGCGGCCTGGGAGGCCTCGAGGTGGCGCCGCTCGGCCTCCTCCAGCTCCTTCGCCTTGGCGACCGCGGCCTGCTCGGCCTCGGCGCGCTCCTTGGCGCGGGAGTCGGCGAGCTTCTCGGCCTCGACGCGGGCGCGGGCGTACTCCTCGGCGGCCTTCTCTGCCGCCTCGCGCGCCTGGTGCGCGTCAGCGGCGAGCTCGGCGTGGAGCTTGGCGGTCTCGTCGGCCTTGGCGCGCGCGGACGCGTGCTTGGCCGCGGACTCCTCGGCCACCAGCCGCTCGGCGGCCTGCTCGGCGGCCGCATGCTCGGCGGAGATACGGAGCGACTCCGCTGCGGCAGCGGCGCGAGCCAGCTCTGCAGCGCGCGCCGTCAGGTCTTCCTCGTCGTCCGGCTGGGCGGCCGTATCCCGGCTCCACCACTTGCCACTGGGGGTCTGCGTGCTCACGACGGTGAATGCTAACGGCGAAGTAGGTGGTTCGTGGAGTCTCCGAGAGGAATAACACGACTGCTACCTGGAACTACACCGTTGGCATTCGGCTAATAGACGATCGCCTGCACTCCATCGCGCAAGATCTCCTCCGAGAACACGAACGCACCCTTGATGTTTACGCCTTCGATCAGATCGTCCTCGGTGAGCTCTCGCCGCGTGGCGCACTGGCTGCAGACGGTGACCTGGCCGGTCTCGAGGATCAGCGCGATCAGCTCGTTGAGAGGGGTCGCCTTCTCGAGGGCGAACTCCTCCGCGCGGCCCGGCACCGCGAGCCAGGTGGCCTCGCCGGTGAGCCAGAGCGACACCTTCGCCCCGGCCGTCGCGGCCGCCGAAGCGACCGTGAAGGCCTGGTTCGTACGCTCGGGCGCCTCTGCGCCCACGGTCACCTTCACCACGAGATCTCGCATGCGGAGCAGACTAGCGTTTCGAGTCACGCCAGGAGTACGCCTAAACTCGGTGTGTGGCTTTCGAACTTCCGGAGAATCTTCACCCCGACGCCGGTCCCTGCGCCTGGATGCTCGGCACCTGGCGAGGCAACGGGCACGGTGACTACCCGACGATCGACAAGTTCGAGTTCGGGCAGGAGCTGATCTTCACCCACGACGGTCGGCCGTTCTTCCACTACTTCGCGCGCTCGTGGATCATCGACCCGGAGTCGGGCGAGAAGGTGCGCGACGCGGCGCTGGAGACCGGCTTCCTGCGGTTCCGCCCCGGCGGCGACGTCGAGTGGGTGATGACCCACAGCACCGGCATCGTCGAGGTCTGGTACGGCAAGGCGGAGGGCGGCAAGCTCGACCTGGCCACCGACGCGGTCGGCCGCACCGAGACCGCCAAGGAATACACCGCCGGCAAGCGGCTCTACGGCAACGTCGAGGGCGACCTGCTCTACGCCTTCGACATGGCGGCGATGGGGCAGTCGCTGCAGCCGCACCTGTGGGCGCGCCTCCAGCGAGCGACCCAGTAGCAGCGATGGCCGTGGCACGGAGCGAGTCGCGAAACCCGGAGGGCGCCGGTCAGGCGTCGCCGGATCCCGCGACGCGCGCCGACTGGCGCGAAGCCTTGCGGGCGAAGGGCTATCGCCTCACGCCCCAGCGCGAGCTGGTACTCGCCGCCGTCGAGAGCCTGCGGCACGCCACCCCCGAAGAGGTGCTCGCGGTGGTGCGCGAGTCGTCGGCGGCGATCAACCTCTCCACCGTCTACCGCAACCTCGAGGTGCTCGAGGAGCTCGGCCTGGTGCGCCACGCACATCTGGGGGAGCGGGCCTCGACCTATCACGCGGTCTCGGGGCGGCCGCATTTTCATGCCGTCTGCAGGAAGTGTCAGAAGGTCACCAGTGTTGACCCCACTGTGGCCGACGGAATCTGCGGACGGCTGCGCGAGGAATACGCCTTCGAGGCAGATGTCGCTCATCTGACCGTCTTCGGGGTGTGTGTCGACTGCAACCAGGAGCCAACATGACCACCGCCAGCCCACTTCTGTCGCTGCCCGGAGCTGTCGCCGGCGACGGGGTCGACGCGCCCGTCGCCGCCCACTACGGCTCGTTCAAC
The sequence above is drawn from the Nocardioides albertanoniae genome and encodes:
- a CDS encoding DsrE family protein gives rise to the protein MRDLVVKVTVGAEAPERTNQAFTVASAAATAGAKVSLWLTGEATWLAVPGRAEEFALEKATPLNELIALILETGQVTVCSQCATRRELTEDDLIEGVNIKGAFVFSEEILRDGVQAIVY
- a CDS encoding FABP family protein, which produces MAFELPENLHPDAGPCAWMLGTWRGNGHGDYPTIDKFEFGQELIFTHDGRPFFHYFARSWIIDPESGEKVRDAALETGFLRFRPGGDVEWVMTHSTGIVEVWYGKAEGGKLDLATDAVGRTETAKEYTAGKRLYGNVEGDLLYAFDMAAMGQSLQPHLWARLQRATQ
- a CDS encoding Fur family transcriptional regulator, with amino-acid sequence MAVARSESRNPEGAGQASPDPATRADWREALRAKGYRLTPQRELVLAAVESLRHATPEEVLAVVRESSAAINLSTVYRNLEVLEELGLVRHAHLGERASTYHAVSGRPHFHAVCRKCQKVTSVDPTVADGICGRLREEYAFEADVAHLTVFGVCVDCNQEPT